A segment of the Lolium perenne isolate Kyuss_39 chromosome 3, Kyuss_2.0, whole genome shotgun sequence genome:
TTCTAGTAGCTAATTAGAAGATGGGCAACGACGATACTGTAATAAACCGAACCTAGCACGTAAACCTTAAATCAAATAGCAAGCACGCCGATGTAGTCAAGGTCGACGGAACCGAGCCAGAGCTTGCCGTTGAAGGTCGCGACCTCGCTGAGCGTGACATCCCAGATGGCCGTCAGCTCCTCGACCTCCTTGCCGTCAGCGTTTAGACGCACGCCGACCAAATGCTTCTTCACCGGAGCCTGCTGCAGCCTCTCCCGGTTCAGCGCCACCCAGAAACCACCTTGGTTGTCTGGCCTCACGTTGTCCGGGTACCCGGGGAGCTCCGCGAAGAGCTCATACTGGCCGGCCATGGGTCCCTTGAGCCAGTACCTGAACGCCTGGCATGGCCACGTGTGCGCCACCACCAGATGCTTACTGTCGTGGCTGAGCGCGACGCCGTTCGGGTACGGGAGATTGGCCTCGAGTACCGTGACATGCTTTGTCTGTGCGTCGTACTTGAGCAGGCGACCGCTGGTATCGTTGGTGATCGTTATCCCCAAGTTAAACCTGCACATATATATAGATCCATCACACCCATAATTGCTAAGTATATTCTACTGGTATCTATAAATTACTCCTAATTCAGACTGCTGTGCGTGTCACGAGTAATTTGCGACATGATCaggtgtactccctccgtccacaaataagtggacatctagccctaaactttgtccacaaaagagtgtactcctatgcactttaattgcttctctctcatcgcacggaAATCGAACCCAATAATATTGACCATATGTTCttcttgttttctacaagcacttagctcattggaggtgaaCTAATTAAAGAGGGGTGATGCATCTTCCCAATgcattttttttttcgataaaaccCAATGCATTTTTTACTTCACTCCATAATGTATCTTGAAAACCGCGcacgtacacttatttgtggacggagggagtacctccGAGTGAAGTTGAGGCTACTATCGGTGAAGTACACATCGCCAGTAGCCTGATCAACCGCGAGGCCGTTGACAAAGTGGAAGGGGACACCGTCCGCCTCTTTCGCTAGCACCTCGGCTTCACCGCCATTCGGCCCTACCTTCATGAGCCCAAAGTATGCATCCGCGATGTATAGTTCGCCGGTTTTCCTGTAGAACTCGACACCAAGCGGTCGCCCGCATTTGCTCTCCTTCTCTTGCGAAGGCACCGAAGAATCTGAGCATAGAGGAAGTTTCCTACAGGTGCAAGTCACACAAAATTAAAATACATCTAACTAATCACAATTTATTATGCTATGCGATGCTTATTAATAGTATATACCAACCTGAAATTGGAGTTATACGCGAAGGTGCTCCAGCCGGCGGCGCGGCCGCGCCACTTGAGAACACGGCCGTCAGAGACGCCGGTGTAGATCCCATCCTTCCCGTAGAAAGCGAGGCTCTCGGCGCCGCTGACCCCATCAGGCAGCGGGAGATGGTGGCTAGAGCTCGTGTTAGTCGTCTTAACCTGTTCGGCCATGGCTACCGATATCAGGCAGGCAAGGGCGACCATGGCTACCATGTTCGGCCCCATCACCAGCAATCTTCGTCGAAACTTTTTGCGGCTGAAAACCTTTGCCTAATGGTTGTTTTTATATGAGAGAGTCCACCGTCATAGGAGCATGTTTTTATACGGGAGAGTCCACCATCCTAGGGGAGCATGCTTTTATATCGGAGAGTCCACCGTCCTAGGGGAGCAGTATTCCTTCTTTTTACGTGGGCGACAATTTTATCGATCGATGGATCCACCCGATGGGTCGATCCATGTTGTACGTACACGATGGATGGGGATCGAGGCGGATGTGAACGTTAGTTGGAAATCCCTTTGGTTTCCGCCTGCCGAACAGAGTTTGTTTCATCCACGAAACGACTCTATTAATCCTACATTTCCTACTACCTACTACCTTCGCGGAAatcttgggtgcatatgctcccttcaCCCAAAATATATATTTCTAATTATTaaaaaattctaacaaaaaaTTTCGCATGTACATCTTAACAATCTATGTGCGTCCGTGCAGTTTCGCGACAAACCGATATTTTTTGTGATcgatgtaaaaaagacaa
Coding sequences within it:
- the LOC127338988 gene encoding protein STRICTOSIDINE SYNTHASE-LIKE 10-like; translated protein: MGPNMVAMVALACLISVAMAEQVKTTNTSSSHHLPLPDGVSGAESLAFYGKDGIYTGVSDGRVLKWRGRAAGWSTFAYNSNFRKLPLCSDSSVPSQEKESKCGRPLGVEFYRKTGELYIADAYFGLMKVGPNGGEAEVLAKEADGVPFHFVNGLAVDQATGDVYFTDSSLNFTRRFNLGITITNDTSGRLLKYDAQTKHVTVLEANLPYPNGVALSHDSKHLVVAHTWPCQAFRYWLKGPMAGQYELFAELPGYPDNVRPDNQGGFWVALNRERLQQAPVKKHLVGVRLNADGKEVEELTAIWDVTLSEVATFNGKLWLGSVDLDYIGVLAI